ttaatttttaaatgtatgaATTCTACAAAAGGAAGTTATTATATCTAGTTGTAAATAGGTAAAGTaaaattgtttgattttatttgtgcccattaaaattgattaattttttaaaacacNNNNNNNNNNNNNNNNNNNNNNNNNNNNNNNNNNNNNNNNNNNNNNNNNNNNNNNNNNNNNNNNNNNNNNNNNNNNNNNNNNNNNNNNNNNNNNNNNNNNNNNNNNNNNNNNNNNNNNNNNNNNNNNNNNNNNNNNNNNNNNNNNNNNNNNNNNNNNNNNNNNNNNNNNNNNNNNNNNNNNNNNNNNNNNNNNNNNNNNNNNNNNNNNNNNNNNNNNNNNNNNNNNNNNNNNNNNNNNNNNNNNNNNNNNNNNNNNNNNNNNNNNNNNNNNNNNNNNNNNNNNNNNNNNNNNNNNNNNNNNNNNNNNNNNNNNNNNNNNNNNNNNNNNNNNNNNNNNNNNNNNNNNNNNNNNNNNNNNNNNNNNNNNNNNNNNNNNNNNNNNNNNNNNNNNNNNNNNNNNNNNNNNNNNNNNNNNNNNNNNNNNNNNNNNNNNNNNNNNNNNNNNNNNNNNNNNNNNNNNNNNNNNNNNNNNNNNNNNNNNNNNNNNNNNNNNNNNNNNNTAGTGGTTCCAATTTTGTGCAAGTAAAACAAATCTGTCAAGATTACTTAGGAGTTATCCCACCTGATGGAGCAACAAAAggtaattctattaaattaaagtggCTTAAGGATACATTTGACGATATTGGTGAAAATGCATATGAATTAGAAAAACAAGCATCATGTCGAGCATACATCCTACGTATGATCGGAGGGTTATTGATGCCTGACAAATCCAACAACCGTGTACATCTAAAATATCTTTCACTATTAGGAGATTTAAACAAAGTATCCCAATATAGTTGGGGTTCAGCTGTTTTAGCTACACTTTATAGAGAATTATGCCTTGCAACGAAACCTGGTGTAATATCTATGGGAGGATGCGCATTATTGTTGCAAAACTGGGCATGGTATCGTTTGTCTTGTGTCGCTCCTGAATCTCCCAAACCATGgatatttccacttgcacagaggtaactatattatttttatattttttttttaaaaccaattgcttaccatattaataattttattacatttttatttttattatattcgaCAGGTTTAATTCTGGTGGTCTAAATTTTGCTAAAGTTCCTCATAACGACGTAGAAGGATATCgaaaaacaattgatcacatgatggttgaggaagtaatatattaaatcacatttatttgaatttttttaaatattttattatttatacttgTTATAATTACTTTAGCTTATTTTTTACATGTCAGTTTTATTGGAGACCTTATCTCGGGTTCCAACATGAAGTTTCAGAAGAAGATAGGGCCACTTGGAGTGCATGTACTTATCTACTCTGTtatcatattgttgaaaaacatCATACAGATAGGGTCACACTCCAGTTTGGTTTACATCAACAAATACCACAACCACCAGAGGACATGAAATCGTATCACGAGGTCGACATGAGGCGTGGGATTGATGATAATTGGACTTGGGTTTGGAGGGAAGAAATAAACCATTGGAATGAGCGCCATAATTACGTGTTGCAAGGTAACATCGTACAAGGTGTTTTATGTCATAGCACAGaatatatgatttggtttagaCAACACACCAAATTGTTTATATCTGTAGAACAATATCTTCGTGATCCCCGTTTACAACCGCCGTCATATCCTCGTGTGCAATCGACCTCCCAATCAACCCCACAACACCAATACACAGCAGGACCGTCTTCATCATCACCTCATATACACGTCGCTACTGAAGTTCCATTTTATGATCCACCACCATCTCAGTATTACGTTCCGTCGGTGCCAGAAATACCAACACCCGGTTATCCGACAGAAGATGGGCttctctataatttgtttggaactcagtgcacaactcctgagtcggcATATGCTGTATTTGATTCAATGTATAATCAACAATCCCAAAATGTAATGGAACCAGGTGGCAGTGGTTCTAATCCATCTACAGCTtacattgaagaaaatgatcaaaatgacgaTGAACCGAAAGAACCGCAACTTGTTCAGagagctagacgagttcgacgacaTCGTACATGTGGGACTGGgggtcatttaggtggacatcattgatataaatttaatgtattttgttttttcaaatttgattgatgtacttttttattattaatttaatgtatttcatttcattttcaagttatcaatatcaatttcttttcatttaattgttNNNNNNNNNNNNNNNNNNNNNNNNNNNNNNNNNNNNNNNNNNNNNNNNNNNNNNNNNNNNNNNNNNNNNNNNNNNNNNNNNNNNNNNNNNNNNNNNNNNNNNNNNNNNNNNNNNNNNNNNNNNNNNNNNNNNNNNNNNNNNNNaaaaaaatttcctcttcaggaggtcgcttccccagggaacgacttcctgaaggaacgaaaaagtagggcattcaGGGAATATTGTTTCAGAGTAGGGCATTtggggaataaaaaaaaaagggagtgattttttagttaaaaaatctgaGAGATGAAgtaaaattgtcgacttttaaaataaagagatcaatttcgtaaatgatAATTACAGAGgtactaaaactgcaattaaaccttattATTTTGGTGTATGCAATATACACATATTTTGGTTTTAGTAGAtatgaagagagagaaaaaaaaacattaattttcgtccctttattattaagttatgaatttggaTTATTCGATTCTCTCGATCTAAATCTCCTTCAATTTTTTCTGATAgcttatatttcttttaaatttgtatttttttatttaaaatttgtattatttagaTCATATATGTAAAGtattatacaaaatttaaaattatttgatatattattaagaTTTATGAAgattaacaataattaattaaatacataaaacTTTACTGTTGATGTAtctcaataatatataaaatattttttaattgtgtgaaATTTTAAATGCATTATCTCTATGATATATACTTTTATTGAGAGAGATTAAAGGATGTTTAAATTGAGAGAATTCAAAATCTTAAATTATCCACTTTCGATATTTGATTTAACTATGTGCATATGAATTTTCGGAACAAATAAATTGAAGTaagattatttatatttagttgAATTTCATGCggtctttaaaataaatattttttacttaagttaataaacataacttaaaaagtgaaacaaatttaatttactaaaattaaataaataaataaaatttatgcaaaaaaaaaagttataaagtaaaaataagtacatattcttttattctctttctctcttttccATGTTATAACATTATGCCTTCAAATCTCTAGATTACATAACAACAAACGTGAAAAAAATCTATATAGTTTTCTGATATTtgactcaaatattcaaaatcaGCATAACATGAAGTTTTCAAAACGAGTCTCTATCAATTCTTTCAGCATTTTTGAAACGAATCATTATCAATAATTTTGTGTATATTGACATGAAGACAAAGGAAGCAGATGATACGTTAATTAGAGCATGTCTCATAGACCATcatcaaacaaaacaaatttagGGTGATTATTAGAGGATGCACAAATCTTTGTCTTCTTTGTAGCATTGACTTTCATCAGAGCTGTTGAATTCTTCAAAGCGTTGACTTCTTCAAAGCGTTGACTTTCTCCAAAGTGTTGACTTCGTTAGAGgaaacataataaattatagttAGATGATCAGATACTTGATGTGATTATCAGAGGCATATGCAATCACTTTCTTGTCACGCTTAATAGGGTCGGGTCGAAACAAGATATGCTTAATGGGTAAATCCCTTTGTATCGTAATAGGATGAACGAGGAAATATTGTCTTAACTTTCAGGCATCCAGTATCAATGCTATCATGACTTTCTCGATTTTCTGATAAAGGATCTATGGTCCTTGCAACGCTTTTGCTGACAAAATATATTAGTTGTTGTTCTTTGTTAGTTTCCCCGATTAATGCGACACTTACGACTTCAACATTAACGGCTAGATAGACTAACAAAGTTTCCCCTAGGTCTGGACGGGCCAACACGGGTGGCTATGATAATGTGATATGTAGCTTATGTAGGGAGGTCTCACATTCTGTCATTCATTTGAATTCGACTTTTTTTTTCCAGGAGCTTATAAAAAGGTAATGTGTGTTGAGTAGAACTTGCAATGAATTGGGATAGCGTTGCCCATGTACCGTTAAGATTATGTATGTCCTTTGATACCAGACTAGTCATTTTAATAATTGCTTGACATTTTTAGGGGTTTGCTTTTATCCCTATTTCATAGAGGTAAAAACCTAAAAACTTCCCGACTTTGACACTTAAATACATTTCTCAAGATTTAGTTTCATCTTATATTTCTGGACCTCGTTGAAAACTTCTTTTAGATGAGTCACGTGGTCAAATTCTTACTTGGTTTTGGTTATCATGTCGTCCATGTATACTTCCAACATTTtccaaatttggtttcaaaagaTTTTGTTCATCATTCTTTGATAAGTTGCTCCCATTTATAAGTCCAAATGGTATGACATTTTAGCAATAGTTACAAAATTTTCTTTGACatatatctaaaataattacattaaaatgaatacattaaggaggtcttttacattaattttaacattaaaatgaatacattaaaatgaagaagaagaagaagatgaaatcgAATGACGATGATGAAGATAAAGGAAGTGGTCGATTTTGATGAAAAGGGTTCACGAACTTCACGAACTGATTTAGGGTTCACGCTGGTGGTTCAAGCTCTTTTCACGAtttcatttggttttgattttgcTTCTGTTTAGAttcatgattttaggtgttttttttaactttaataaaattattttaaaatttggtataatataataatagttttaaacaattatttttacacgtcattaaaaatatgacaactcatcatgatttgaactaaaattttgtttgggggaccaaaactgggcacaaacaaaatgggggggactactttcgcgattcacctataatagggtgaccaaaagtgcaattaagccaaaaataaaataaggaggtctttttcagcgctctttcaaatagcgttgtaatagacttttaaaaaataaaataagaagatcttttacaacgctctttcaaagagcgctgtaataggcttttaaaaaataagttaaggaggtcttttacagcgcttttgtcaataagcgttataaaagcctttaaaaaaataaggaggtcacaaagctttgttttatactaagttaagaggtcttttaaagcgcttgttgaaaaagcgttgtaatagacttttaaaaaataagttaaagaggtcttttacaacgctatTTCAAatagcgctgtaataggcttttaaaaaataaattaaggaggtcttttacagcgctctttcaaagagcgctgtaataggctattaaaaattaacttatatttttttaaaaataattacattaaaatgaatacatttttcacatgctttaaattttatttatcatatatacattaacaacgtaatttctatttaatatttttttttacaactctactatagcattttaaaatatgaacgttttatgtcttttgaaaataatcttaacgcattttatatatataatattacataCTTCATAATTAGATCAATATTATGAACTtgctttcttttaaataattattatttggtttttgaaaaaatttacaatttcttaagaaaataacattttactaacatagtaaactataacaaaataaataactataataaaaaaggtaacattttaatttgagtaaaaattttacagtacaaatattttaccgacacttttttaacaaattttactaacattaaactttaaaaataatattataacaaactgtaaaaataatatattcgacattttagaataaaattttaattttttgaaaatattttataaccatttaacctttttttggactaaatttaacttttttcaatactaatgtataaaatactaatttatatttaaaagacattatataattaatttatatagagTAGTGTTTGACTTGAATGTTATGAACAAATAACAACTCTTCTCAATCAATACAATAACgtcactgtcaaaataaaatgaaatattattaattatataactaACTTCAAATAAGAAGTTAACattaaaaagtgttgtaatagactattaaaagttaagttaaggaggtcttttacagtgctCTTTCAatgagcgctgtaataggcttttaaaaaataagttaaggaggtctgttacagcgctctttcaaagagcgctgtaataggcttttaaaaaataagttaaggaggtcttttacagcgctctttcaaagagcgatGTAAtagagttttatatataacagtaaaccgcttcagttttctcttcatttcgtaaacttcactacacttcagagtcctcctcctcttcattgtctttctcattgcgaaccctattgtccatacgaaccatattgccaaccatctccattgcgaaccatctccatctttgttactatccctaccaactctcattcaaatactatctctaaaccctaaaccgcttcagtttcctcttcattacataaacttcatacgcttgtttcctcctcctcctcttcattctcctttttattgcgaaccctacgaacaatattgccttgttactaaccctcattacgtaaacttcatacacttatttcctcttcattctccttgtcattgcgaatcatctttgtttctgcgaaccctactctcctacGAAGCGTTCGTATTTATACGTCGTTCTTCTTTGTTCGTATTTATGCGTCGTAACCTTAttgttcttctgtttttcaggtattgtatttattagttttttgtttcactaaaatgtatgttgaacttatactgctatcaattcacaaatatttattaacttatatgttttattttatagtgccctcgtcaaactaacaacatcgactatgggtactatatattgcgattcatgaaggagattgttgatatgaatcaaactataatcccagaaacggtacaatattttcattatttgattttcatatataaactattatatatttgattctaacttatttatgttcaattttcatatcgcacagtactttgacaatttcagtccaacatactctgaaagagatctaattgaaataaaggaagactgatgtcagtatgtgattgaaatgaaaattatttgatttgctagGAAATGGCATGCTacaagggatagttatatggATATATGGTAGTTCTATTatgtgtagttctgatagttatatgtatatgaatagggcacatttgaaaagttgtgaatatgtagttatatgaatatgtatatagttatgtgttgttgtcaatatgtgaagaatatgttgtgaactggCTGACactgtgtaaatatgtaaagttataaagttatatagttctgttgttgtgtactgattgtgtgaactaattgtgaactgattctagatgaaaatgattttggaaaaaaaaattaaaagacagcgttgtaataggtgcataataatgcatctattgaatgcacattttacaacgcttttttaaaaaaatgctgtaataggtgcataataatgcatctattgaatgcacattttacagcgctttttggaaaaagtgttgtaataggtgcataataatgcatctattgaatgcacattttacagtgctttttcaaaaaaatgttataataggTGTATattaatgcatctattgaatgcaccttttacatcactttttccaaaaagccctgtaaaacgagtataacaagcgcacaatatatctacctattttatagcgATGGATgctacaacgcttttttttttttttttttaaaaagcgctgtaaatggcttaaaaaaaccGCTGTAAAATAGGTTTTTCGCGTAGTGGCAGGGTGAATATCACCACTCTCAAACCCGTCCTCGCCCCTGAATTTTAATTTCGGGGAAAATCCGCACTCGCACCCGCATCCAATCAAAACGGGTTTTCCCCGCTCAAATTAAGCGAGTTTGAGTGGGTACCCGCATCTTGTCATCCCTACCAAAGAGGTATTGAAAATGGTAGCATAGTTGGACTTGAGCATGAACTTAGAAATGTTATTAATGCATTTTAAAACCATAATGACTAAGTTAGAAAATCTCTAAGATCACTCTGTTCATAAAGCTACAATCATGCTACAACATTTTAGAATCACAAACTAAGTTCAATATGGATAATATCCTTAACTTGTTTGCATAGTCCGATGTTTATATATTTGGTTGCTTGCTCAAATATGCATTGTTTAGATTAAGTTTTACTTTAACTTGTTATTCCAAAAATGTAATCATTTTAGTTTTATAACAAACAATTTGAATGtattagaaaaatattgaaattaatgACATGATCAACCCTCGTGAGAACAATCTTAATTTATGCTACTTGTATTAGATTGTATATACTTAAACATTTAATTTACACAACACCAACCTTGCATGACTCGATTATTTTGCTAGTTGTAAGTTAAAATCAATCGCTACACAAACAATTGATTTCGAAACAcctaaacattaaaaataattttatgtgattagAATGATTTTTGTCTTTC
This region of Cicer arietinum cultivar CDC Frontier isolate Library 1 chromosome 8, Cicar.CDCFrontier_v2.0, whole genome shotgun sequence genomic DNA includes:
- the LOC105851376 gene encoding serine/threonine-protein phosphatase 7 long form homolog, which produces MIGGLLMPDKSNNRVHLKYLSLLGDLNKVSQYSWGSAVLATLYRELCLATKPGVISMGGCALLLQNWAWYRLSCVAPESPKPWIFPLAQRFNSGGLNFAKVPHNDVEGYRKTIDHMMVEEFYWRPYLGFQHEVSEEDRATWSACTYLLCYHIVEKHHTDRVTLQFGLHQQIPQPPEDMKSYHEVDMRRGIDDNWTWVWREEINHWNERHNYVLQGNIVQGVLCHSTEYMIWFRQHTKLFISVEQYLRDPRLQPPSYPRVQSTSQSTPQHQYTAGPSSSSPHIHVATEVPFYDPPPSQYYVPSVPEIPTPGYPTEDGLLYNLFGTQCTTPESAYAVFDSMYNQQSQNVMEPGGSGSNPSTAYIEENDQNDDEPKEPQLVQRARRVRRHRTCGTGGHLGGHH